One window of the Archangium primigenium genome contains the following:
- a CDS encoding pilus assembly protein N-terminal domain-containing protein, which produces MNMRRDVGMLVVLAGVLGSTAGAVQAAEPTKKTAEAPQETITLKKGEHRDLTIPGLTRMSLGDDTVADIESMGGGTVRVSGVGPGKTTLVVWANDARHAYLIVVK; this is translated from the coding sequence ATGAACATGAGACGCGACGTGGGGATGCTGGTGGTCCTGGCGGGGGTCCTGGGGAGCACGGCGGGGGCGGTTCAGGCGGCCGAGCCGACGAAGAAGACGGCCGAGGCCCCCCAGGAGACGATCACCCTCAAGAAGGGCGAGCACCGGGACCTGACGATTCCGGGCCTGACGCGCATGTCGCTCGGGGATGACACCGTGGCGGACATCGAGTCGATGGGGGGCGGCACCGTGCGCGTGAGTGGGGTGGGGCCGGGCAAGACGACGCTGGTCGTCTGGGCGAACGACGCGCGCCACGCCTATCTGATCGTCGTCAAGTAA
- a CDS encoding discoidin domain-containing protein: MTLPLHSSRGPRGTGSWLSHARAGVALLGALLAPLAAEAQTGQNLALNKPAFASSTEVGSAAEAVDGNLATRWGSTFTTSEWFYVDLGQATALTQVAINWEAAYAKDYKIQGSANATAWTDLASVTGSDGGLDTVTVSGSYRYVRMLGVTRALTGYGYSMYEFAVYGSGGSTSTGTDLARGRSVTATSVENNAAGNGPQYAVDGDGGTRWSSAPGVDPQIIRVDLGSAQALTKVVLDWEDAYGKTYTIDGSTNDTSWTTLATVTDGAKGRREHTVSGTYRYVRMRGTSRGTTHGYSLWSFEVYGPGGGGTTPPPQSGNQIINLNFPELAFARINLSPAPLAISPAPQEGDISSPGVRNPPGPFTYQLTYAANTTVTMSKNQFSPTQPNTDIRLAVVNAQGTQLRGQSITALAVQGANWNVEIYSTGGGTDPRDRTIIADPYKAPAPPAVTGAFRVSAPANGAMITTTRRPTLTWAAVSGATSYKVFVNITRDDYDWMAAGSLLDRYSEVGTATGTSFTLTQDLSDRWTYKWYVVATVGGSTSRSDIGNFSVYLPVVETAADGVNLINGMRDLNKNGTIEPYEDWHLPVATRVNDLLGRMTRREKALQMFFDSKTTPNAGFMMGPLSPEDIVTFQRAAAAERLGIPIIDAGDSIHGYKTSWPTQPALAATRDPQRSWDMGDMQRREQLAVGSRGTLSPLAEVGTKVLYPRIQEGSGEDADLAAGLTRALIAGLQGGPEVNPHSIWVTTKHWPGQGAGGEAGITYDGTTIHYHMRPWHAAIEAGTSGIMPGYAGSWLLGPEGYGAGDNPGILNYLRQNLGYTGVICSDWLPSGAWARSATAGSDVMGGATPTQMGTFETDVSEARITDATRRILDLKFRMGLFEDPYRKGPAGTAEWHTATNKQLARQAAQESLTLLKNDGALPLRLPAGSRLVVAGPRADDPACMVTWRSDFHGTEFGDLTIYQAIKQRAERDGIIVYKDAAPAGVTPNAAIVVVGESYFTHGTEWDKEKPYLPGDPIGPAHDAKWGDQYGVITSFKSKNIPTTTVMILPRPYVLTNVVPQSNALLMAYRPGDMGGLAVADLLFGDVLPRGKLPWQLPRSMSQIGTDNESNQLERWDLPFDLGATDSERATIRQKIAAGEAIQPIYGNPLFQYGTGLQGFGLTDSTPPAAFTLTAPANGATITGARPAFTWNASSDAQTGIHRYEVVIDGIALTTTKTTSAPLEGMVFANGQHSWFVRAYNWAGGVTASPTSTFTLNDTTAPAAFSALVPAAGSTVSGSSTTFIWEQSSDVGSGISRYVLQVDGADRTPTLNPTPRVASTTNLALGRNAYASSSEFGSGNDAVDGNATTRWSSRSDTASPDTESLMIDLGGVYSVKRVVLNWEAAYGSQYVIEASLDGSTNWKALYTETAGNGGLDDLTGLNGVGRYVRMRGVKRALPYGYSLWEFEVYGTGTEQTSLTGLSTGSHTWRVRAIDGAGNATLSNGPVSFTK; encoded by the coding sequence ATGACCCTTCCCCTTCATTCCAGCCGGGGCCCTCGTGGCACCGGGTCCTGGCTGTCCCATGCCCGCGCGGGCGTGGCGCTGCTGGGCGCGTTGCTCGCGCCGCTCGCGGCCGAGGCCCAGACGGGCCAGAACCTCGCGCTCAACAAGCCCGCGTTCGCCTCGTCGACGGAGGTCGGCTCGGCCGCCGAGGCCGTGGACGGCAACCTGGCCACGCGCTGGGGCTCCACCTTCACCACCAGCGAGTGGTTCTACGTCGACCTCGGGCAGGCCACCGCCCTCACCCAGGTGGCCATCAACTGGGAGGCGGCGTACGCCAAGGACTACAAGATCCAGGGCTCGGCCAACGCCACGGCCTGGACGGACCTGGCGTCCGTCACCGGCTCGGACGGCGGTCTGGACACGGTGACCGTGTCGGGCAGCTACCGCTACGTGCGCATGCTCGGCGTGACGCGCGCCCTGACCGGCTACGGCTACTCGATGTACGAGTTCGCCGTGTACGGCAGCGGCGGGAGCACGTCGACGGGCACGGATCTGGCGCGGGGCCGGTCGGTCACCGCCACCAGCGTCGAGAACAACGCCGCGGGCAATGGGCCCCAGTACGCGGTGGACGGGGACGGGGGCACCCGCTGGTCGTCCGCTCCGGGCGTGGATCCGCAGATCATCCGCGTGGACCTGGGCTCGGCGCAGGCGCTCACCAAGGTGGTGCTCGACTGGGAGGACGCCTACGGCAAGACGTACACGATCGACGGCTCCACCAATGACACCTCCTGGACGACGCTGGCCACCGTGACCGACGGCGCCAAGGGCCGCCGCGAGCACACCGTGTCGGGCACGTACCGCTACGTGCGCATGCGCGGCACCTCGCGCGGCACCACCCACGGCTACTCGCTGTGGTCCTTCGAGGTCTACGGGCCGGGCGGGGGAGGCACCACGCCGCCGCCCCAGTCGGGCAACCAGATCATCAACCTGAACTTCCCCGAGCTCGCCTTCGCGCGCATCAACCTGTCCCCCGCGCCGCTGGCCATCTCGCCGGCGCCCCAGGAGGGCGACATCAGCTCCCCCGGCGTGCGCAACCCCCCGGGCCCCTTCACCTACCAGCTCACCTACGCGGCCAACACCACGGTGACGATGTCCAAGAACCAGTTCTCCCCCACCCAGCCCAACACGGACATCCGGCTGGCGGTGGTGAACGCCCAGGGCACGCAATTGCGCGGCCAGAGCATCACGGCGCTCGCGGTGCAGGGCGCCAACTGGAACGTGGAAATCTACTCCACGGGCGGCGGCACGGATCCGCGGGATCGCACCATCATCGCGGACCCCTACAAGGCCCCGGCGCCTCCGGCCGTCACGGGCGCCTTCCGCGTGTCCGCGCCCGCCAACGGCGCGATGATCACCACCACGCGCCGGCCCACGCTCACCTGGGCGGCCGTGTCGGGCGCCACGAGCTACAAGGTCTTCGTCAACATCACCCGGGACGACTACGACTGGATGGCGGCGGGCAGCCTGCTGGACCGCTACTCCGAGGTGGGCACCGCCACGGGCACCTCCTTCACCCTGACCCAGGACCTGAGCGACCGCTGGACGTACAAGTGGTACGTGGTGGCCACCGTGGGCGGGAGCACCAGCCGCTCGGACATCGGCAACTTCAGCGTGTACCTGCCGGTGGTGGAGACGGCCGCGGACGGCGTCAACCTCATCAACGGCATGCGGGACCTCAACAAGAACGGCACCATCGAGCCGTACGAGGACTGGCACCTGCCCGTCGCCACGCGCGTGAACGACCTGCTCGGCCGCATGACCCGGCGCGAGAAGGCGCTGCAGATGTTCTTCGACTCGAAGACCACGCCCAACGCGGGCTTCATGATGGGCCCCCTGAGCCCCGAGGACATCGTCACCTTCCAGCGCGCCGCCGCGGCCGAGCGCCTGGGCATCCCCATCATCGACGCGGGTGACTCCATCCACGGCTACAAGACGAGCTGGCCCACGCAGCCGGCGCTGGCCGCCACGCGCGACCCGCAGCGCTCCTGGGACATGGGCGACATGCAGCGCCGCGAGCAGCTCGCGGTGGGCAGCCGCGGCACCTTGTCCCCGCTGGCCGAGGTGGGCACCAAGGTGCTCTACCCCCGCATCCAGGAGGGCAGCGGCGAGGACGCGGACCTGGCCGCCGGCCTCACCCGCGCGCTCATCGCCGGCCTGCAGGGCGGCCCCGAGGTGAACCCGCACTCCATCTGGGTCACCACCAAGCACTGGCCGGGACAGGGCGCGGGCGGCGAGGCGGGCATCACCTACGACGGCACCACCATCCACTACCACATGCGTCCGTGGCACGCGGCCATCGAGGCCGGCACCAGCGGCATCATGCCGGGCTACGCGGGCAGCTGGCTCCTGGGCCCCGAGGGCTACGGCGCCGGGGACAACCCGGGCATCCTCAACTACCTGCGCCAGAACCTGGGCTACACGGGCGTCATCTGCTCGGACTGGCTGCCCTCGGGCGCGTGGGCGCGCTCGGCCACGGCGGGCTCGGACGTGATGGGCGGCGCCACGCCCACGCAGATGGGCACCTTCGAGACGGACGTGAGCGAGGCGCGCATCACCGACGCCACGCGCCGCATCCTGGACCTGAAGTTCCGCATGGGCCTGTTCGAGGACCCGTACCGCAAGGGCCCCGCCGGCACCGCCGAGTGGCACACCGCCACCAACAAGCAGCTGGCGCGTCAGGCCGCCCAGGAGTCGCTCACCCTGCTCAAGAACGACGGCGCCCTGCCGCTGCGCCTGCCCGCCGGCAGCCGCCTCGTCGTGGCCGGCCCCCGCGCGGACGACCCGGCGTGCATGGTGACGTGGCGCTCGGACTTCCACGGCACCGAGTTCGGTGACCTCACCATCTACCAGGCCATCAAGCAGCGCGCCGAGCGCGACGGCATCATCGTGTACAAGGACGCCGCCCCCGCGGGCGTGACGCCCAACGCGGCCATCGTGGTGGTGGGCGAGAGCTACTTCACCCACGGCACCGAGTGGGACAAGGAGAAGCCCTACCTGCCGGGCGACCCCATCGGCCCCGCGCACGACGCCAAGTGGGGGGACCAGTACGGCGTCATCACCAGCTTCAAGTCCAAGAACATCCCCACCACCACGGTGATGATCCTCCCGCGCCCCTACGTGCTCACCAACGTGGTGCCCCAGAGCAACGCGCTGCTCATGGCGTACCGCCCCGGTGACATGGGCGGCCTGGCCGTGGCGGACCTGCTCTTCGGCGACGTGCTGCCGCGCGGCAAGCTGCCCTGGCAGCTGCCCCGGAGCATGAGCCAGATCGGCACCGACAACGAGAGCAACCAGCTGGAGCGCTGGGACCTGCCCTTCGACCTGGGGGCCACGGACTCCGAGCGCGCCACGATCCGTCAGAAGATCGCCGCCGGCGAGGCCATCCAGCCCATCTACGGCAATCCGCTCTTCCAGTACGGCACGGGCCTCCAGGGCTTCGGGCTCACGGACTCCACGCCGCCCGCGGCCTTCACCCTCACGGCGCCCGCCAACGGCGCCACGATCACCGGCGCGCGGCCCGCGTTCACCTGGAACGCGAGCTCCGACGCCCAGACGGGCATCCACCGCTACGAGGTGGTCATCGACGGCATCGCCCTGACGACGACCAAGACCACCAGCGCCCCGCTCGAGGGCATGGTGTTCGCCAACGGCCAGCACTCCTGGTTCGTGCGCGCCTACAACTGGGCCGGCGGCGTCACGGCCTCGCCCACGTCCACCTTCACCCTCAATGACACCACGGCCCCGGCGGCCTTCTCCGCGCTCGTGCCGGCGGCGGGCAGCACGGTGTCGGGCAGCTCGACCACGTTCATCTGGGAGCAGTCCTCGGACGTGGGCAGCGGCATCTCCCGCTACGTGCTCCAGGTGGATGGCGCGGACCGCACCCCCACCCTCAACCCCACGCCCCGGGTGGCCTCCACCACGAACCTGGCGCTCGGCCGCAACGCCTACGCCAGCTCCTCCGAGTTCGGCTCGGGCAACGACGCGGTGGACGGCAACGCCACCACCCGGTGGTCCAGCCGCTCGGACACCGCCAGCCCCGACACCGAGTCCCTGATGATCGACCTGGGCGGCGTGTACTCCGTCAAGCGCGTGGTCCTCAACTGGGAGGCCGCGTACGGCAGCCAGTACGTCATCGAGGCGTCGCTGGACGGCTCCACCAACTGGAAGGCGCTGTACACGGAGACCGCGGGCAACGGCGGCCTCGACGACCTCACGGGCCTCAACGGCGTGGGCCGCTACGTGCGGATGCGCGGCGTCAAGCGCGCCCTGCCGTATGGCTACTCGCTGTGGGAGTTCGAGGTGTACGGCACGGGCACGGAGCAGACGAGCCTCACCGGCCTGTCCACGGGCAGCCACACCTGGCGGGTCCGGGCCATCGACGGCGCGGGCAACGCCACGCTGTCCAACGGCCCCGTGTCCTTCACGAAGTAG
- a CDS encoding glycosyl hydrolase translates to MSGRGSRWLRWGWLASALSLGAVGCGGPESRAVAEVEGDAAVCQEALAAGLTIGGQAFSLTWEDDFGGALNGGQGKSYLNTTNWTKENLGVNFEQQAYTNRECANPANANNWNYCVENGKLTLLARQEPLDCVVWQTCTTSSQCNNGGTCASTGYCLNDRNKNGVYDHEECAPFSGIANAPGNDTKYTSGRISSDEKVEMRYGYLEFRARMPFAELASGVTPPSGMWPAIWLLGANSAIANGGREDSVGWPMTGEIDVMEYTQIKENKALFPENKAMGYNVLWREIPETGELAARAGGWEPNACSSWPNNGDAKCDGDVGGARATWDGKTIDYHQWHTWGFLWDENGFKIYIDTMPYNGGTPVGTFSIGDGATEFRQPMYLILNNAVGGELGCLGWGNRACSSSAQCANNAACVSGKCQETPASCINIDWAKDGSKAKLEVDYVRWFHRDAGYSQAPVAACQDGNGDGKPDNLIRNCGFNEDYTYHRSDLFFDGGAGITEVINEGGTRGYVQWVRIDNNGWQNHSVQVRQEGVPLTAGTQYKWKVDLKSSVARTVPLKVALTKDPWTTLTSFNCSVGTSWTTCSPPNFTASASGTYKFEIDLGAASGTAFNGSQVWVDNMYLGTSANACQPDCTGKTCGSDGCGGTCGACRSGTTCAAWGHCTTNGGGTTEPPPSTGTPVRLEAETGTMTGCFAEAGGDSGSKVVAFEGGDSICWSNVNISGLKTAVAHVGAPYAGGQAQLKFNNTVIGTLTLGTATGGWSSPSLKDISTTFSGSGTGTLCLAGVTHPNGWIFSVDYLDLK, encoded by the coding sequence ATGAGTGGAAGAGGAAGTCGATGGCTGCGGTGGGGCTGGCTCGCGAGTGCCCTGTCGTTGGGCGCGGTGGGCTGTGGCGGTCCCGAGTCGCGGGCGGTGGCGGAGGTGGAAGGGGACGCGGCGGTGTGCCAGGAGGCACTCGCGGCGGGCCTCACCATCGGCGGCCAGGCCTTCTCGCTCACGTGGGAGGATGACTTCGGCGGCGCGCTCAACGGGGGTCAGGGCAAGAGCTACCTGAACACGACGAACTGGACGAAGGAGAACCTGGGCGTCAACTTCGAGCAGCAGGCGTATACCAACCGCGAGTGCGCCAACCCCGCCAACGCGAACAATTGGAACTACTGTGTCGAGAACGGCAAGCTGACGCTCTTGGCGCGTCAGGAGCCGCTGGACTGTGTGGTGTGGCAGACGTGCACGACCAGCAGCCAGTGTAACAACGGCGGTACCTGCGCGAGCACCGGCTACTGTCTGAACGACCGCAACAAGAATGGTGTCTATGATCACGAGGAGTGCGCGCCCTTCTCGGGCATCGCGAACGCTCCGGGCAACGACACCAAGTACACCTCCGGCCGCATCAGCAGCGACGAGAAGGTGGAGATGCGCTACGGCTACCTGGAGTTCCGCGCGCGCATGCCCTTCGCGGAGCTGGCCTCCGGGGTCACGCCGCCCAGCGGCATGTGGCCGGCCATCTGGCTGCTCGGCGCCAACAGCGCCATCGCCAACGGCGGGCGCGAGGACAGCGTCGGCTGGCCCATGACGGGCGAGATTGACGTGATGGAGTACACGCAGATCAAGGAGAACAAGGCCCTGTTCCCGGAGAACAAGGCCATGGGCTACAACGTCCTGTGGCGGGAGATCCCCGAGACGGGCGAGCTGGCGGCGCGCGCCGGGGGCTGGGAGCCCAACGCGTGCAGCTCGTGGCCGAACAACGGCGACGCCAAGTGTGACGGGGACGTGGGCGGCGCGCGCGCCACCTGGGACGGCAAGACGATCGACTACCACCAGTGGCACACCTGGGGCTTTCTCTGGGACGAGAACGGCTTCAAGATCTACATCGACACCATGCCCTACAACGGCGGCACGCCCGTGGGCACCTTCTCCATCGGCGATGGCGCGACCGAGTTCCGCCAGCCCATGTACCTCATCCTCAACAACGCGGTGGGCGGTGAGCTGGGCTGTCTGGGTTGGGGCAACCGCGCCTGCTCGAGCAGCGCCCAGTGCGCCAACAACGCCGCGTGCGTGAGCGGCAAGTGCCAGGAGACGCCCGCCAGCTGCATCAACATCGACTGGGCGAAGGACGGCTCCAAGGCCAAGCTCGAGGTGGACTACGTGCGCTGGTTCCACCGGGACGCGGGCTACTCCCAGGCCCCCGTGGCCGCGTGCCAGGACGGCAACGGCGACGGCAAGCCGGACAACCTCATCCGCAACTGCGGCTTCAACGAGGACTACACCTACCACCGCAGCGACCTGTTCTTCGACGGCGGCGCGGGCATCACCGAGGTCATCAACGAGGGTGGCACGCGCGGCTACGTGCAGTGGGTGCGCATCGACAACAACGGCTGGCAGAACCACAGCGTCCAGGTCCGCCAGGAAGGCGTGCCGCTGACGGCCGGGACCCAGTACAAGTGGAAGGTGGACCTCAAGTCGAGCGTGGCCCGCACGGTGCCCCTCAAGGTCGCGCTGACCAAGGACCCCTGGACCACCCTCACCTCGTTCAACTGCAGCGTGGGCACCTCGTGGACCACGTGCTCGCCGCCCAACTTCACCGCCAGCGCCTCGGGCACCTACAAGTTCGAGATCGACCTGGGCGCCGCGAGCGGCACGGCCTTCAACGGCTCGCAGGTGTGGGTGGACAACATGTACCTGGGCACCTCGGCCAATGCCTGCCAGCCGGACTGCACGGGCAAGACCTGCGGCTCGGACGGCTGCGGCGGCACCTGCGGCGCCTGCCGCTCGGGCACCACCTGCGCGGCCTGGGGCCACTGCACCACGAACGGCGGCGGCACCACCGAGCCGCCCCCCTCCACGGGCACGCCCGTGCGCCTGGAGGCCGAGACGGGCACGATGACCGGCTGCTTCGCCGAGGCCGGCGGTGACAGCGGCAGCAAGGTCGTCGCCTTCGAGGGTGGCGACAGCATCTGCTGGAGCAACGTGAACATCTCCGGGCTCAAGACGGCCGTGGCCCACGTGGGCGCGCCGTACGCCGGGGGCCAGGCGCAGCTCAAGTTCAACAACACGGTGATCGGCACGCTGACGCTGGGCACCGCGACGGGTGGCTGGAGCAGCCCGAGCCTCAAGGACATCTCCACCACCTTCTCGGGCAGCGGCACCGGCACGCTCTGCCTGGCGGGCGTCACCCACCCGAACGGGTGGATCTTCTCGGTGGACTACCTCGACCTGAAGTAG